In Planococcus sp. MB-3u-03, the DNA window TTTGTTTTGCCCTTCATAAATAAAGCGCGTGCTTTGTGCGGACTCTTGTTTCAAACTGAACGCATAGCGCACTTTGAACATGTGCCCCATCTCAAAAGCCGTCTCGCGGTATTTTCTGTCGGGTTCATCCACATAGGATAAAGTTTCAACGATATAGCGCTGCTGCTGTTTGCCTTCTGTATACACTTGCGCGTGTTTAGCGCCTGTGGCATTATTCTCCCCTTCGAGCAGGTCATGCGATTCCACTTTTGGCATAATGCGCTGGATCTGCTCGTCCTGGAACAAATTCCAAACCTTTTCAATCGGTGCGTCGATAATCATTTGCTCTTTCCATTTGACCATTTTTCTCATCCTTTCATGAACTCTTTTCTACAATTCTCGTAAATGCTTACTGCTGCCCTTTGATTCCGTTACAATGGAAACAGCAAAACGATTATGGAGTGATTTGATGAGAACCTCAACGATTCTGTTTATTTTTATACTGGTGATGCATCTATTGACCGTCCTCAACACTTTGTTGTTTGGCGGCAATTTAAATGATCTCTTGTTCTGGTTCAATTCCGCCTTGTTTATGGCGGCGCTGGCCGTGTTTGTTTACCGGCGCGGCATATTCGATGCCAAAGAAGCGCCTACGTCTGAACCTGCCAAAAAACGCAAATGATTTGGCGCCATCAGCAATTTATCAATACTCTGTAAAACACCGCCTGAAATCGGCGGTGTTTTTCATTCAATTGTTTTCATATGATTGAAGAATTTTCTTCACATTTTCCGGACAGTATGCCAGACCCAGCGAAGCCTTGCATCAAGCCCGTAACGGTCAGGTTCGTGAATTTAGGGCCCATGGAAGCTGCCTGCTGTTTAAAAGCGTTTATATCGCCGTTATAGCCACGGATTAATTGCGTGAATTGCTGGAGTTCAGTTTTTGACAAATCATGCACCACAATGGCTTCATGGATGGTCGGCTCACGCATTTTATCTTCCATTACATCCCCGAGCAATGCCAATAAAGTCCGGTTGTGAAACTTCAGTTTTTCGATTTCCTCATGCAAACTTTCCGATTCACCGTACCCCATATGCCTGCCAAGCTCCTTTTAGCTTATTGCGATCACTTTATGTTCGTATCTTTCAATTCAAGGTGATCAATGAAATTATATTTTTGGATCTCCCAGCGCTCACTAGCATACGCCAAATGATTCATGCCGCCATTTTGCAAACGAACTTCGCCGTCGTATTCACCGTGCGCCAATTGTTCAAGTATGGCATTGATGACGCCGCCGTGCGCCACGACGAGCACACGCTGGTTCCCGAAGCGTTCATTGAGTTGTGCAAGCCCCTTTGACAGCCTGCCGTGGAACTCTTTTGCCTGTTCTTGGCCTGGGTAATTTTTGTCGGGATACAAGCCATAACGCTCCTCCGCTGTCATGCCTTCTGCTTTGCCAAAATGCTTTTCCTGGAACTCTTCCATTTCAAATACCGGCAGACGCATCGTTTCATTGATGATCGCCGCGGTCTCTTTGGCGCGCGTGAGCGGGCTCGTCACGATGACGTCCCACGCTTCTCCCGTCAAGTGAGATCCACACGCGCGTGCTTGCTGCTTTCCTGTCTCGTTCAGCGGCACATCCGTCGTCCCTTGGATGCGGCCGATTTTATTCCATTCTGTTTCTCCGTGCCGAATCAGGCAGATAATCGTCATCGTACTCTACTTCCCTTCCGTTGCTAATTGATTCATTACTGCTAGCCATCAATCTTCGCGTTGTTTCGTTTTGCGTTGTTTG includes these proteins:
- a CDS encoding SRPBCC family protein, with the protein product MVKWKEQMIIDAPIEKVWNLFQDEQIQRIMPKVESHDLLEGENNATGAKHAQVYTEGKQQQRYIVETLSYVDEPDRKYRETAFEMGHMFKVRYAFSLKQESAQSTRFIYEGQNKGISVTGKMMLLAGSKKAARNTVLNFMNRVKQQAESQNE
- a CDS encoding histidine phosphatase family protein, giving the protein MTIICLIRHGETEWNKIGRIQGTTDVPLNETGKQQARACGSHLTGEAWDVIVTSPLTRAKETAAIINETMRLPVFEMEEFQEKHFGKAEGMTAEERYGLYPDKNYPGQEQAKEFHGRLSKGLAQLNERFGNQRVLVVAHGGVINAILEQLAHGEYDGEVRLQNGGMNHLAYASERWEIQKYNFIDHLELKDTNIK